In Nonlabens agnitus, the DNA window CATGAGCATATCGCAGATCATAGAACTATAGCTGCTTATGGTAAAAAATCCTATTACGAAAACCTATTGAAGGAAGCCCTGGATTGTCCAGACTTCTCGTTTACCAATCCCTTTTTTAAATCCAAAACCATTAAAACCCGTTTAACCATGATACAAAAATCCCAAAACCAGAAATTCCCATTCCGCAAGTTGTTGTGGATGCTACCCGTTTTATTTGCAAGCTTGATTTATACGGCTTGTAGCACTGAACAGGAAGTGATCAAAGTGGAACAGAAAACGTATAGAGTTGATGAATTACCTACTCTTCAAGATCATGTCTATGGGCAAATTGACTTTTATAAAGGTGTTACAGCAGATGAAATGGAGGTTTTGGAAAAAGGGAACGAGACTATTAAACGGTATATAGGTGATGATACCAGCAAGGAGAAGAGTTTTGAGGTTGCTAAAAGGATATTGCGGGATCCAAATTTTAAGGAATATCGTAGAGTCATGGACAAAATAAACAATAATGGCAAAACAATAGTACGTGACGTCGAGAACAACAATTATGTTTTAACCATCCAAGAGTATGAAAATGGAAGTCCTTCTTTTACGGGAACCGGTCCGATCGATCAATTAAATATGAGCAATGATGAAATTTCAGCTTATTTAAAAGATTTACATGAGAAGTACGGTAAGGCCGACGATGTGACCGTAATTACAGAAATTGAGTTAATAGAAGAAAAATCTGATATGCAAAATCGGGCAGTAGTTGTTCCTTTTGCAATTATAGAAAACGTTCCAACTTATCCAGGTTGCATTGGCGATAACGCAGAGAAGAAGAAATGTATGCAGCAAAATATTGCGCAGCTGGTACAAGAAAATTTTGACACTTCCATTGCCAACAAAGTTGGGTTAAGCGGTAAACAAACCATTTCTGTTCAATTTAAAATTGATCAAAATGGCAATGTTGCAAACATTATATCTAGAGCCAAAGCTCCAGAACTTCAAGCCGAAGCGGCTCGAGTTGTCAACTTGTTGCCTAAAATGCAACCGGGAACTCAACGAGGACAAAATGTAGGTGTCATTTACGGCTTACCCATTATTTTCAATGTTCCAGAAGAGTCCAAAAAAGAGGATTAATATTTCACTAAAATAGAGCAAACCTAAATTCAATAAGCAAAAGTCCAGACCTCAACATCTGGACTTTTGTGTATTTAAACGTAAATAATAAATATTTCATCGATTTTACTACTTTGTATTGCATAGTAGTGTAACAATCTTAGAAATGCCTCGTCTATATAGTATAACCTTTAAAACTTTATATTATGATAGCTTCAAACACCTTCAACGAGACCAGAGAATTGATCAACAAAAGATTCAGACCTGAAAAATCATTGTCAGAATCTTGGAACACTAAAAGAAGATATAGATTAGCATAATGCGATCCCTGCATCACAACAGCAGACCTCTTCTACTCTATCTCAAAAATTCCCTAAACCTTTAACGGCTTAGGGAATTTTTTTATGATTACCATCGTAGCTCTGTAGATTGGATTATTTTTATAAAAACTAATGCTATGAGAATTCTGCTTGCCATAAGTGCTTTACTTATACTTTCCACATCCTGTAAAAAGGCATTTTCTGAAACCAACGATGCTGATTCTTTAGCAGTCTTATCTTTTGAAACACCTTATGTGACAAATGACAGTGTCAATCAAAAAGTGCCTAAGGTAGATGGCATTCCACTGATTGAAGATCAAAAAAACTATACGGTAACGTCTGTTGTGGAAGGGCTCAACAATCCATGGGGCATGGATTGGCTGCCTAATGGTGATTTGATCTATACAGAAAAGGAAGGTAAAATGTTTCGTTTTGATGGTACTACTTCTATTGAAATTCAAAACGTTCCCGAAGTTTACATACGTGGACAAGGTGGATTGCTGGATGTAATGGTTCATCCAGATTTTGATGCCAACAATATCATTTTTATATCCTACGCTAGTTCTACCGGTGATGAAGATGGCGGAAACACTGCTATTGCCAGTGCCGTTTTAAACAACGACGAATTGACTAATCTCAAAGTACTGTACAAAGCAGTTCCCAACACTAAAAAAGGACAGCATTTTGGCAGCAGGTTTGCTTGGGGCAACGATAACAAATTATACTTCTCCATAGGCGAACGTGGCGAGCGCGACGTGAATCCGCAAGATATTACTCGTGATGGCGGAAAGATTTATAGAATTAATGATGACGGCAGCATTCCAGAAGACAATCCTTTTGTGGGAATCACAGATGCGATAACCGCGGCCTACACGTACGGTAATAGAAACCCACAAGGTTTGTTGAAACATCCTGTTACTGGTGAGATTATTGCCCACGAGCATGGTCCTCGCGGCGGTGATGAAATCAACATCATAAAAGCTGGTGTGAACTATGGCTGGCCTATTATAAGCTACGGCATCAACTATAGTGGTAGCAAATTCACTGAGATTACCGAGAAAGAAGGAATGGCACAGCCTATTTATTACTGGGTTCCCAGCATTGCACCTAGCGGCTTTGCTGTTATCAATGATGTTTCTTACGGAGACTGGAATGGGAATTTTCTAGTGGGTAGTTTAAAATTCCAGTACCTAGAAATGCTCTATATGGATGGTCATCAAGTGACCAAACGTGAAAAACTGGTAGACGGTTTAGGCCGTTTACGCAATGTCAAAATAGGTCCCGACAATCAGATTTATATAGGAGTTGAGGGCAAAGGCATCTATAAGATTAGCCGATAAACAGTTTCATCAAAAGGCGAAACAAACCCCAGAAAAATTGAAATCATGAACAAAATAGTGAGCATTATTATCCTCTCGTTGCTTTTTACCAGTTGTGGGAATGAAGCAAAAAAAGAAACTACAGCTGCAACAACTGTAACAAAAGCAGAGCCTCTCGACCCATTAGAGGAAAGTGTGAAACGCGGCAGGGAAATCTATTCCGAATTATGTGTAACCTGCCACTTGCCTAACGGTAAAGGAGTTCCTGGTGCGTTCCCACCGTTAAATCCTTCTGACTGGCTCACTAAAAAGCGAACCGAAAGCATACATGCTGTAAAATATGGTTTGAAAGGTGAGATTGTTGTCAACGGTGAGCCATATAACAATGTGATGCTGGCGTTGGGATTGGACGATCAAGAAGTGGCAGATGTAATGAACTACACCATCCAGACCTGGAACAAAGGCGATATGGTAACTGTGGAAGAAGTGGCTGCAGTAGAAAAGGAATAAACCCTTATAAATTATTTGAAATTAAAAATCCCCAATCGGCAACCGATTGGGGATTTTCTTGAAAGCAATAATAAAATTTTCTAGTTGTAAACGGACTGCTTACCGTGGTGTACACACAACATATAATACACTACAGCACGATACTTAGAGCGGTTACTCTTTCCGTATTTCTCGATGACGGCTTCAACAGATGCCATTAGATTATCTCCTGAAAGACCTAATTTCTTTTGAAGATAGTTGGTCACCACGCGTTCCATCTCAGATTTCTCGGCGCTTACTGTTTCTGCATCGCGATTGTAGATCGATGGGCCTAAACCTTTGGTTACTTTTTTAAGTAATTCTTCATCAAGGTTGCCTCCAACATGTTCTTTGTAGGATGCCACGTATTTTTCAAGCTTTTCATCAAATTTACTCATCGTGTATTTTTTGGTATTTAGTTATCTGTTAAAGCTAAAGAAAAAAAAAGATTAACAAAAGTTTTACCTCAAAAATTTGAAGTAGTCCAATAATATCTTATCGTTGATTTCACGCGGTGTCTGTATCTCCAACAATTGTGGTGCAGTGTTGGTATGGATGAATTGTTGGTACGCTTTCGCGAAAGCGAACTCTTCATCAATCTTTGTATAACCAAATCCATGCATGGCACACAAGTGACTGGCGTCTAAATGGTGTGTAGTCTCAAAATAGGTGGAGAAATAAACTTCCTGCTTCTCACCTGGCAAGATTCTAAAGATGCCACCACCGCTATTGTTGATCAGTATGATCTTAAAGTTCTTGGGAATGTAATTGTTCCAAAGTCCATTGGAATCGTAGAAAAAACTAAGATCTCCAGTAATTAAAACCGTCGGCATTCCAGAACCTACTGCAGCACCTATGGCAGTACTGGTACAGCCATCGATACCGCTGGTGCCACGATTAGAAAAAATACGGTGTGTGGCGTTCATCTTGAATAACTGCGCATACCTAATGGTACTACTATTACCTAATTGCAAAACGATGTCATCTGGAAGGTGTTCAAATAACAATTCAAAAACCTTCATATCGCTCCATCCTATTTTTTCAAAATAGGCAGGACGCTTTGAAAGGTAATCCTTGAAATGATGGAGCCATTGCTCTTGATAAGTGCTGGGTTGTGTTTGCACTGGTAGCGAGTGCAACCATTTTCTAGGCGCGATCTTGATATGTGCGGCAAGTTTAAAAAAGGTATCATAGGCCCTACGTTTGCCTATGTGGTAATGGATGTTGGTCTCAAACCTGCGCAGGTACTGCTTGATTTTTTTAGAAACGATCATACCGCCTATGGTAACTACCATATCTGGCTGCAAGGCTGCAATCTGGTCATCGTCAAATTCAATAGGCGCTATTAAGGTGTCGATTCCCCAAACAATATTCTCGTGCACGATATTTGAGCTTACTTCACTCATTACCAACACACTGCCGTCTGCGGTTAAACGATCTATATCTTCCTTCTCAAATACCGGCGGATTGAGCGTCGAGAGTATAACAAGCTTACGTTTTGAATTGTTCCAGTTTTCGTAAAATGCTGCTGGGATTTCAGTAGTCTCGTCTTTGAGTACATCCATCACTTTCACATCCATAGATGGCTGTTCTACCGTATTATACAGCGGTTCTTCAAATGGGACGTTGATGTGAACAGGACCGTGTTTTGATATAGCTGTGTTGATCGCTTTATTGAGCTGCCGCTCGTTAGTAATCAAATATTCCTTTTGATCTGATCTAGTGATCATTTCCAGTTGCGTATCAAACAAGATATGGTTTGCAAAAACATGTTTTTGGCGGATGGTCTGGCCATCGCCTATATCAATCTTGTGTGGTGGACGGTCAGCACTTAAAACAATTAATGGTATCTCACTATAGTAGGCCTCTGCCACCGCAGGATAATAATTGAGCAAAGCACTACCGCTGGTACAAAGAAGGACCGTTGGCTCCTGCAGCTGTTGCGCAATTCCCATCGCAAAATGCCCTGCACATCGCTCATCAACAATACTATAGCAATTGAAGAATGAATCCTGAGAGAAACTAATGGTTAATGGAGCATTGCGAGAACCTGGAGATATAATAATGTTTTTAATATCCCTTTTCTTGAATAACTGGATGATTTGCTGAGCGTGTAGAACGGATGTCATCATACATCAAAGGTAATAGACGCAAGCACCTCTTCATACTGGATTAACAACATATTCTAAAAGGAATTCATGACAATTCTCATTAGAAAGATTTAAGCTATTAATTCATTGCGAAAAAAGAAGAAATAAACATTTAGAAAAGAATATTGACGTTTCAGCAATTGAATCACAATAAGTTGTAATTTAATACCAATCATTGCCATGGTCTTGAATCTTCAATTATAATCGTACTTAAATATATCGCATTGTATTGCTACATTTTGTTTTACGAGATGCGCAGTACTGTAAAAAGTGCTGCTGGAATATTCTTGGGATAAGTTTTTGGTGTCGTGTTTAAGTAATGATTCGCGCCATAGTCATCAACTTATTCTCGATTTCTTGCACCTCATCTTGTGGAACGCTCAACTCTGTAATACCACCGCCAGCATATAGATGAATATTTGATTTGTCAATTTCCAAACACCTAAGGTTGACATAATAATCTGCTCGACGCTCCACCGGATTCTGAACACCTATATATCCTGTGTAAAAACTGCGGTTATAGTTTTCATGGTTCCTGATGTAATCCAAAGCTGCTTGTCTAGGAAGACCACAAACTGCTGGAGTAGGATGTAATTCATTTACGACCTCATTAATTTTACCGTAATCAACAGGAACTTCTAGCGATGTTTTCAAGTGGAGTAAGGAACCTGCTTGGATAGTTTCGACATCTCCAACATCGGGTTTTTTCCCGGTCACTTTCTCTAGTGCCTTTGATATGAAATCAGTGACCAATTGCTGTTCGTTTTTCTCTTTGATTCCCCATGGTATTTGCGGATCGGCAAGAGCACTTTTTGTACCTGCCAGTGACATGGTTTTGAGCAATCCATCTTTGTAGGAAACGAGCGTCTCTGGTGTAGCACCCAACCAAGTTCCAATAGATGGATGATGGAAGAAATAACAATTAGCTTGAGGATATTCATCCAGCAAATTAGTAAGAATTTTTAGCGGATCGGTACTTTTAGCAACAGTGTGCTTTAAAGAGAGAACCACCTTTTTAAATGCTTCGTTTTTAAGTGATGTAACTGCACTTTGCACTCTATTTTGGTGCTCTATTTTTACATTTTCTGGCAAATTAACGGCAACACCATCTAAGGTTCTCCTTTGAATTCCCCATGAAAAGCTTTTCCTCACTTCACCAATGATATAAAACTGGTTTTCAAACGATAAAAATTTTGATAAAACTGCACAAGACATTGTGTCATGTGGTGTTTTATGTAGTTTTTGGGATTTTTGATGGAGTATTTCTACGTTGGATTCTCCACTTTTTCTTAGAAGTAAGAATGGCAGATTTTGCTGTAGAAGTTGTTGTGTATATGTGAGCAGCCTTTCGCGCAAGCGATATAAATTTAAGTGTTTTTCTTTAAAGCTATGGTCGTTAATTTACAGATGGAAATCAAACGTTCCTCCTCATCAGTAATCTTGATTTCCCATAGTTGGGTGGTTCGTCCCTTGTGTAGGAATCTGGCGGTAGCAAACACATACCCATTAACTTTAGATCGGGTATGATTGGCACTGATTTCCAACCCTCGAATGGCGAAAGAATCCGTGTCCAAAAATAGATAACTTGCCGCACTGCCTACAGACTCCGCCAGCGCCACGCTGGCACCTCCATGAAGTACACCATCAGGCTGATGCACACGTGAATTTACAGGCATTTTTGCCGTTAGAAAATCGGCACCTACATCGATGAATTCGATATCCAGCGTTTCCATAAGTGTGTTCTTACAAATGGCGTTACACTGCGATAGTATCTTTTGTTTGTCCATATCTTTATCAAAAATAAGCTATCAAATTGACTCTATGGTAAAGATGGTTTCTTACGTTCACACGAATTCTTATGAAGTATTATACCCTACTACAAAAAGCACCAAAAACATTTGGATTTGTTTTCATGGCTTGGGCTACCTCTCTCGATATTTCAAAAAGTATTTCAAGGATCTCGATCCAGAAACAAATGCCGTTATCGTTCTTCAGGCTCCTTCTAAATTCTATTTAGATAAGAAATTCAAACACGTCGGTGCCAGTTGGCTCACCAGAGTGGATACAGTTCAGGAAATGGACAACAATCTCCATTATATTGACGAGGTTATAAAGAATGAAAAGTTGGTAGGCGATCCACGTCTTATCCTTATGGGGTATTCCCAAGGAGTTTCCATTGCAACACGTTTCTTGAAGCACTATGCACAGCCCATAAAAGCACTCATTATGCATAGCGGTAGCATACCTGATGAGCTTAATGAGCAAGACGGTAAGCTTTTCAAGGCGATGGCAGATCGCATCATCCATATTGTCGGAACTCAAGATGAGTACCTCACCGAAGAGCGTATAGAAAAAGAGCAGCAAAAGATCGACCTTTTATTTGGTGAAAAATGTGAGTTTCATCGACCAACGATCAAACATGAAGTAGATGTCGAGCTAATCATATCTATATCTAAAACCCTATCATAATGCAATTAATATTTGCCACGCATAACCCCAACAAGCTCCAAGAAGTGCAACAAATGATGCCTAGCAGCATTAAACTTTTGAGCCTTGAGGACGTCCAACTATTTGACGAAATTCCAGAGACAGCTGCCACTATTAAAGAAAATGCCATCCTTAAAACTGATTATATCAAAACTAGATTTGATCTTCCTGTTTTTGCAGACGATACCGGTTTGATCGTTCCCGCGCTTGCTGGCGATCCAGGTGTGCGATCTGCGAGATATGCTGGTGAGCATAAAAACAGCCAAAATAATATGGATCTACTTTTGTCAAATCTTGAAGGCAAGGAAAACAGATCTGCCTATTTTTTGACCGTCATCTCACTGTATCTCAATGGCAAACAACACGTTTTTGAAGGACGCTGTGATGGCGAGATACTCCAGCATCGACAAGGCGAGAAGGGATTTGGCTACGATCCCATTTTTAGACCTAAAGGGTTTGATAAGAGTTTTGCACAAATGGACATGGATCAAAAATCTGAGATTAGCCATCGCGGTATGGCCCTTAAAAAGCTTATTAACTATTTAAATGGCATCAAAATTGACTAATTATCACTTTAGAACAATACACTTACCGTATTTTTATAGTCCTGTATGAAATCAATTAGACTAGTTGTTACTTTTTTAATCTTGGGTGCCTATTTAGGTTTCGCTCAAGGCGAAAACAACAACGCTCAAAACACCTCGCAAAAAGCAACCATAGTCAATGGTAAAGTCCTCAATGCAAAGGACAACTCCATATTACAGGATGTGAATATTGTGAACCTCAACAAGGTCATAGGAACCATCACCAAACCTGACGGAACTTTTGAAATACGTGCCGCAGTAAATGACACGTTGTACTTTTCATATATTGGATTTCAAACCATCAACGTTAGAGTAACCGAAGACTGGATCAAATATGGCGATGTGACCATATCCATGACTGAAAAAGGAATCGCCCTGGAAGATGTTGTGGTGACTGATAATGGTCTTACTGGCTATCTTGAAATTGATGCCAAGCGTGCTCCTATTTACGCCACACGCAGATTCAGCATTAGTGGTTTACCAGAAGCCTATGAAGGCGGTAACAAAGCACCTGGTGCCGTAGAAAAAACATTGAACTCCATTTTCAACCCTGTAGACTTTCTGTTTAATACCTTCGGTAAAGAAGGGAAATCCTTGAGCAAAGTTCGTAGGATTAAAGAGCAGGACGAGATACGGAATTTACTGCAGTCGAAATATGATAGGGAAACACTTGTGAACCTATTGCAAATGGACAAAATAAGTATTGACGCCATATTGAGAAACTGTCAATACTCAAAAGAATTTATAACCGGAGCAAACGACCTTCAAATCCTAGACGCCATTAGCGAGTGTTATGAGGAATACAAGGTGCTCAAGCAAAATTGAAAATTAATATATGATACGTAACACTATTCTTATCGCATCGCTTGCGATTACTGCGCTTACCAGCTGCACCTCAACAAAAACCTCTAGTACAGAATCTACGGCGATGACTCCTGTAGATAATGAACCTAGAATGATGGAAGATGATAAAAACCCATTAGTGGTAAAATACATGAACACCATCACCGCAGCCGAACTTAAGGAGCAATTGTATGAGTATGCCAGCGATGATATGGAAGGTCGTATGACCGGAACTCCTGGACAAAGAAAAGCCGTTGAATATCTCAAAGGAAAGTATCAAGTAATGAACGTTCCTGGTGGTGCCCAAAACGGTGAGTATTTCCAGAGCATTCCTCAAGAGTTTTTTGGAAAGAGAGAAATCACTTCAGAAAATGTTTTGGCATTTATTGAAGGCTCAGAAAAGCCAGAAGAAGTATTAGTCATTTCGGCGCACCTGGACCATATTGGTACTCGTAATGGCGAAGTGTTTAATGGAGCAGATGATGATGGTAGTGGTACCATCGCGCTTGTAGAGATCGCAGAGGCTTTTCAACAAGCTAAGGAAGAAGGAAACGGCCCTAAACGCTCTATCCTATTCCTTCACGTCACGGCAGAGGAAATAGGACTTCAAGGTAGCAAGTACTATTCAGAAAATCCAGTATATCCATTAGCAAACACTATTGCAGACCTAAATGTGGACATGATAGGCCGTATCGATCCAGAAAGAGAAGCTAAAACAAACTATGTATACCTAATAGGTAGTGACATGTTGAGCCAAGACCTACACGATATAAGTGAGAAGGCGAACAAGACATATGTGAATATGGATCTAGACTATACCTACAACGGTAAAGATGATCCCAACCGTTTCTATTACAGATCTGACCACTACAATTTTGCTAAAAACAATGTACCGGTCATTTTCTACTTTAACGGTACGCACGAGGATTACCATAAGGCGAGCGACACACCAGACAAGATTGAATACGATTTGTACGCACAGCGCGCACAATTGATATTTGCAACCGCATGGGAATTGGCAAATGCAGACCAACGTCCAATGCTTAAATAAGCAAAATAGCTTTCTATAAAAAAACGCACCTCATGGGTGCGTTTTTTGTTTCTAGGAAAATCGGTTTCTTCGAAATCTTGAATAACCTGTAGGATGATCATATGAACTTCGCTTTCGCGAAAGCGAACCTATAACAATCCTTTTAACTTTCTACTCCAGCAAACTCTTGCTGTATCGCGACGCGCAACCTGCGGTAATAATCCTCTTCTAACCAATCCTTGTAATTGTTGGTGTTGTTGATA includes these proteins:
- a CDS encoding M56 family metallopeptidase; the protein is MNHFIHSCVLAILFYGLYRLFLKGTTGFQWHRLYLLLIPVVSFILPLLVIPLDQALTTPAFLMPVEMDVMPVIIEAGQQPVTPATPKIEWTNILWTTYFLGLTTAVILFIIKLARIQNYKEQGQTIYQNGVYITKVHDLPTAFSFMNHIYINDAFAEARYEQVLLHEITHIKQKHSWDLLFYELLRIVFWFHPVPYLAQRELKMVHEHIADHRTIAAYGKKSYYENLLKEALDCPDFSFTNPFFKSKTIKTRLTMIQKSQNQKFPFRKLLWMLPVLFASLIYTACSTEQEVIKVEQKTYRVDELPTLQDHVYGQIDFYKGVTADEMEVLEKGNETIKRYIGDDTSKEKSFEVAKRILRDPNFKEYRRVMDKINNNGKTIVRDVENNNYVLTIQEYENGSPSFTGTGPIDQLNMSNDEISAYLKDLHEKYGKADDVTVITEIELIEEKSDMQNRAVVVPFAIIENVPTYPGCIGDNAEKKKCMQQNIAQLVQENFDTSIANKVGLSGKQTISVQFKIDQNGNVANIISRAKAPELQAEAARVVNLLPKMQPGTQRGQNVGVIYGLPIIFNVPEESKKED
- a CDS encoding PQQ-dependent sugar dehydrogenase, whose product is MRILLAISALLILSTSCKKAFSETNDADSLAVLSFETPYVTNDSVNQKVPKVDGIPLIEDQKNYTVTSVVEGLNNPWGMDWLPNGDLIYTEKEGKMFRFDGTTSIEIQNVPEVYIRGQGGLLDVMVHPDFDANNIIFISYASSTGDEDGGNTAIASAVLNNDELTNLKVLYKAVPNTKKGQHFGSRFAWGNDNKLYFSIGERGERDVNPQDITRDGGKIYRINDDGSIPEDNPFVGITDAITAAYTYGNRNPQGLLKHPVTGEIIAHEHGPRGGDEINIIKAGVNYGWPIISYGINYSGSKFTEITEKEGMAQPIYYWVPSIAPSGFAVINDVSYGDWNGNFLVGSLKFQYLEMLYMDGHQVTKREKLVDGLGRLRNVKIGPDNQIYIGVEGKGIYKISR
- a CDS encoding c-type cytochrome; the protein is MNKIVSIIILSLLFTSCGNEAKKETTAATTVTKAEPLDPLEESVKRGREIYSELCVTCHLPNGKGVPGAFPPLNPSDWLTKKRTESIHAVKYGLKGEIVVNGEPYNNVMLALGLDDQEVADVMNYTIQTWNKGDMVTVEEVAAVEKE
- a CDS encoding DUF2853 family protein produces the protein MSKFDEKLEKYVASYKEHVGGNLDEELLKKVTKGLGPSIYNRDAETVSAEKSEMERVVTNYLQKKLGLSGDNLMASVEAVIEKYGKSNRSKYRAVVYYMLCVHHGKQSVYN
- the menD gene encoding 2-succinyl-5-enolpyruvyl-6-hydroxy-3-cyclohexene-1-carboxylic-acid synthase, whose protein sequence is MMTSVLHAQQIIQLFKKRDIKNIIISPGSRNAPLTISFSQDSFFNCYSIVDERCAGHFAMGIAQQLQEPTVLLCTSGSALLNYYPAVAEAYYSEIPLIVLSADRPPHKIDIGDGQTIRQKHVFANHILFDTQLEMITRSDQKEYLITNERQLNKAINTAISKHGPVHINVPFEEPLYNTVEQPSMDVKVMDVLKDETTEIPAAFYENWNNSKRKLVILSTLNPPVFEKEDIDRLTADGSVLVMSEVSSNIVHENIVWGIDTLIAPIEFDDDQIAALQPDMVVTIGGMIVSKKIKQYLRRFETNIHYHIGKRRAYDTFFKLAAHIKIAPRKWLHSLPVQTQPSTYQEQWLHHFKDYLSKRPAYFEKIGWSDMKVFELLFEHLPDDIVLQLGNSSTIRYAQLFKMNATHRIFSNRGTSGIDGCTSTAIGAAVGSGMPTVLITGDLSFFYDSNGLWNNYIPKNFKIILINNSGGGIFRILPGEKQEVYFSTYFETTHHLDASHLCAMHGFGYTKIDEEFAFAKAYQQFIHTNTAPQLLEIQTPREINDKILLDYFKFLR
- a CDS encoding chorismate-binding protein; the encoded protein is MRKSFSWGIQRRTLDGVAVNLPENVKIEHQNRVQSAVTSLKNEAFKKVVLSLKHTVAKSTDPLKILTNLLDEYPQANCYFFHHPSIGTWLGATPETLVSYKDGLLKTMSLAGTKSALADPQIPWGIKEKNEQQLVTDFISKALEKVTGKKPDVGDVETIQAGSLLHLKTSLEVPVDYGKINEVVNELHPTPAVCGLPRQAALDYIRNHENYNRSFYTGYIGVQNPVERRADYYVNLRCLEIDKSNIHLYAGGGITELSVPQDEVQEIENKLMTMARIIT
- a CDS encoding hotdog fold thioesterase, yielding MDKQKILSQCNAICKNTLMETLDIEFIDVGADFLTAKMPVNSRVHQPDGVLHGGASVALAESVGSAASYLFLDTDSFAIRGLEISANHTRSKVNGYVFATARFLHKGRTTQLWEIKITDEEERLISICKLTTIALKKNT
- a CDS encoding alpha/beta hydrolase; the protein is MVKMVSYVHTNSYEVLYPTTKSTKNIWICFHGLGYLSRYFKKYFKDLDPETNAVIVLQAPSKFYLDKKFKHVGASWLTRVDTVQEMDNNLHYIDEVIKNEKLVGDPRLILMGYSQGVSIATRFLKHYAQPIKALIMHSGSIPDELNEQDGKLFKAMADRIIHIVGTQDEYLTEERIEKEQQKIDLLFGEKCEFHRPTIKHEVDVELIISISKTLS
- the rdgB gene encoding RdgB/HAM1 family non-canonical purine NTP pyrophosphatase, translating into MQLIFATHNPNKLQEVQQMMPSSIKLLSLEDVQLFDEIPETAATIKENAILKTDYIKTRFDLPVFADDTGLIVPALAGDPGVRSARYAGEHKNSQNNMDLLLSNLEGKENRSAYFLTVISLYLNGKQHVFEGRCDGEILQHRQGEKGFGYDPIFRPKGFDKSFAQMDMDQKSEISHRGMALKKLINYLNGIKID
- a CDS encoding carboxypeptidase-like regulatory domain-containing protein, which encodes MKSIRLVVTFLILGAYLGFAQGENNNAQNTSQKATIVNGKVLNAKDNSILQDVNIVNLNKVIGTITKPDGTFEIRAAVNDTLYFSYIGFQTINVRVTEDWIKYGDVTISMTEKGIALEDVVVTDNGLTGYLEIDAKRAPIYATRRFSISGLPEAYEGGNKAPGAVEKTLNSIFNPVDFLFNTFGKEGKSLSKVRRIKEQDEIRNLLQSKYDRETLVNLLQMDKISIDAILRNCQYSKEFITGANDLQILDAISECYEEYKVLKQN
- a CDS encoding M28 family metallopeptidase: MIRNTILIASLAITALTSCTSTKTSSTESTAMTPVDNEPRMMEDDKNPLVVKYMNTITAAELKEQLYEYASDDMEGRMTGTPGQRKAVEYLKGKYQVMNVPGGAQNGEYFQSIPQEFFGKREITSENVLAFIEGSEKPEEVLVISAHLDHIGTRNGEVFNGADDDGSGTIALVEIAEAFQQAKEEGNGPKRSILFLHVTAEEIGLQGSKYYSENPVYPLANTIADLNVDMIGRIDPEREAKTNYVYLIGSDMLSQDLHDISEKANKTYVNMDLDYTYNGKDDPNRFYYRSDHYNFAKNNVPVIFYFNGTHEDYHKASDTPDKIEYDLYAQRAQLIFATAWELANADQRPMLK